The Yersinia intermedia genome window below encodes:
- the plsB gene encoding glycerol-3-phosphate 1-O-acyltransferase PlsB — protein sequence MSGWRKIYYKLLNLPLKLLVKSKVIPADPVTELGLDPSRPILYVLPYNSKADLLTLRAQCQAQDLPDPLIPLEIDGVQLPSHVFIDNGPRVFRYYAPKQESVKLFHDYLDLHRNNPELDIQMLPVSVMFGRSPGREGHGTPHLRVLNGVQKFFAVLWLGRDSFVRFSTTVSLRRMASEHGTDKTIAHKLARVARMHFSRQRLAAVGPSLPARQDLFKKLLTSKAIEKAVADEARTKKISHEKAQQNAITLMEEIAADFSYEAVRLSDRVLSWTWNRLYQGINVHNAERVRQLAQDGHEIVYVPCHRSHMDYLLLSYVLYHQGLVPPHIAAGINLNFWPAGPIFRRLGAFFIRRTFKGNKLYSTVFREYLGELFTRGYSVEYFVEGGRSRTGRLLEPKTGTLSMTIQAMLRGGSRPITLVPIYIGYEHVMEVGTYAKELRGATKEKENLLQMLRGLRKLRNLGQGYVNFGEPIPLTTYLNTNVPQWRDAIDPIEAQRPSWLTPAVNDLAGKIMVRINNAAAANAMNLCSTALLASRQRSLTREQLLEQLDCYLQLLRNVPYAKDVTVPDKTPEELLNHALNMNKFEVEKDNIGDIIILPREQAVLMTYYRNNIQHLLMLPSLIASMVMYHRRITRDELLRQISMIYPMLKAELFLHYSKEELPQTLDTLIDELARQQLICDKGTELVLNPARIRPLQLLAAGVRETLQRYAITLSLLSANPSINRGALEKESRIMAQRLSVLHGINAPEFFDKAVFSTLVGTLREEGYISDSGDAVQEHTLEVYNMLSALMTPEVKLTIESVSMPAETSNQLPESEAEDKSED from the coding sequence ATGTCAGGTTGGCGTAAAATATATTATAAGTTACTGAATTTACCACTTAAACTGTTGGTAAAAAGCAAGGTTATTCCGGCAGACCCTGTGACTGAGTTAGGGCTAGACCCCTCTCGTCCTATTCTGTACGTTTTGCCTTACAATTCTAAGGCTGATTTGCTGACTTTGCGAGCGCAGTGTCAAGCACAAGACCTGCCCGACCCCTTGATTCCATTGGAAATCGATGGCGTGCAACTGCCTAGTCATGTGTTTATCGATAATGGCCCGAGGGTCTTTCGTTATTACGCACCTAAACAGGAATCGGTAAAGCTGTTCCACGACTATCTGGATTTGCACCGCAATAATCCCGAGTTGGATATCCAGATGCTACCGGTTTCCGTGATGTTTGGTCGTTCGCCGGGGCGTGAAGGCCACGGAACACCACATCTGCGCGTGCTTAACGGGGTGCAGAAGTTCTTCGCTGTCTTATGGCTGGGTCGCGATAGCTTTGTGCGTTTCTCTACCACAGTTTCACTGCGCAGAATGGCCAGCGAACACGGTACCGATAAAACTATCGCCCACAAACTGGCTCGTGTCGCGCGCATGCACTTCTCCCGTCAACGCTTAGCCGCGGTTGGCCCTAGTCTGCCTGCCCGTCAGGATCTGTTCAAAAAGTTGCTGACCTCAAAGGCGATTGAAAAGGCCGTTGCCGATGAAGCGCGGACCAAGAAAATCTCCCATGAGAAAGCACAGCAAAATGCCATTACGCTGATGGAAGAGATCGCTGCCGACTTCTCTTATGAAGCCGTGCGCCTGTCTGACAGGGTATTAAGCTGGACGTGGAACCGTTTGTATCAGGGCATTAATGTCCATAATGCAGAACGGGTGCGGCAGTTGGCGCAAGATGGCCATGAAATCGTCTATGTGCCTTGTCATCGCAGCCATATGGATTATCTGCTGCTCTCCTACGTGCTTTATCATCAAGGGCTGGTGCCGCCGCATATTGCCGCCGGGATTAACCTTAACTTCTGGCCTGCCGGGCCTATCTTCCGTCGTTTGGGCGCGTTCTTTATTCGTCGCACCTTTAAAGGCAATAAACTCTATTCAACGGTTTTCCGCGAGTATTTAGGTGAACTGTTCACCCGTGGTTATTCGGTTGAATACTTTGTTGAAGGGGGGCGTTCACGTACCGGCCGCCTGCTGGAGCCAAAAACCGGCACATTGTCGATGACCATTCAGGCAATGTTGCGTGGTGGCTCACGTCCAATCACCTTGGTGCCGATTTATATCGGTTACGAACATGTGATGGAAGTGGGTACCTATGCCAAAGAGCTGCGCGGCGCGACCAAAGAGAAAGAGAACCTGTTGCAGATGCTGCGGGGCTTGCGCAAGTTACGTAACCTCGGTCAGGGCTATGTCAACTTTGGTGAACCGATCCCGTTGACCACCTATCTGAACACCAATGTACCGCAATGGCGTGATGCCATTGACCCGATCGAAGCTCAGCGCCCAAGCTGGCTGACACCGGCGGTAAATGATTTGGCCGGTAAGATTATGGTGAGAATAAATAATGCGGCAGCAGCAAATGCCATGAACTTGTGTTCTACCGCATTGTTAGCCTCACGTCAGCGTTCACTCACCCGTGAACAGTTGCTTGAGCAACTTGATTGCTATCTGCAACTGCTGCGCAATGTTCCTTATGCGAAAGATGTCACCGTACCGGATAAAACGCCGGAAGAGTTACTTAATCACGCCTTGAATATGAATAAGTTTGAGGTGGAGAAAGACAACATTGGTGACATTATCATCCTGCCACGGGAACAAGCCGTGCTGATGACCTATTATCGCAATAATATCCAGCACTTGCTGATGCTGCCGTCCCTGATCGCCAGTATGGTGATGTACCACCGCCGCATTACCCGTGATGAGTTGTTGCGCCAAATCAGTATGATTTATCCGATGTTGAAAGCTGAGCTGTTCCTGCATTACAGCAAAGAAGAGTTGCCACAGACGCTGGACACACTGATAGATGAGCTGGCCCGCCAACAGTTGATTTGTGACAAAGGGACCGAGTTAGTGCTGAATCCGGCCCGGATTCGCCCACTGCAATTATTGGCCGCCGGTGTGCGGGAAACCCTGCAACGATACGCGATTACCTTGTCACTGCTCAGTGCCAATCCGAGCATTAACCGTGGGGCACTGGAGAAAGAAAGCCGTATCATGGCGCAGCGATTGTCTGTCCTGCACGGGATTAACGCACCAGAATTCTTTGATAAAGCGGTATTTTCAACATTGGTTGGTACTTTGCGCGAAGAAGGTTATATCAGTGACAGTGGTGACGCAGTTCAGGAACATACGCTGGAAGTTTACAATATGCTGAGTGCGTTGATGACGCCGGAAGTGAAGCTGACTATCGAGAGTGTCAGTATGCCAGCCGAAACCAGCAATCAACTGCCTGAATCCGAGGCAGAGGATAAATCGGAAGACTAA
- a CDS encoding diacylglycerol kinase yields the protein MANQSTGLARVYKAAGYSVKGLTAAWKNEAAFRQEAVAAIIAIILAFWLDVDAIARLLLIGSVILVIIIEVINSAIEAVVDRIGSELHELSGRAKDMGSAAVFLAILLALFVWITVLWQHAG from the coding sequence ATGGCGAATCAATCAACAGGGCTGGCCCGAGTCTATAAAGCGGCCGGTTATTCTGTGAAAGGCTTAACGGCTGCCTGGAAAAACGAAGCAGCTTTTCGCCAGGAAGCTGTCGCCGCCATCATCGCTATCATACTGGCCTTCTGGTTAGATGTAGATGCTATCGCACGCCTTTTATTAATTGGTAGCGTCATTTTAGTGATCATCATCGAAGTCATTAATAGTGCGATTGAGGCGGTGGTGGACAGGATTGGCAGTGAGCTCCATGAGCTATCGGGGCGTGCCAAAGATATGGGGTCTGCGGCGGTATTTCTCGCCATCTTATTAGCGCTATTTGTCTGGATAACGGTACTTTGGCAGCATGCTGGTTAA
- the lexA gene encoding transcriptional repressor LexA produces the protein MKALTTRQQEVYDLVRDHLAQTGMPPTRAEIAQRLGFRSPNAAEEHLKALARKGVIEIVSGASRGIRLLMEEEDGLPLIGRVAAGEPLLAQQHIEGHYKVDPSMFKPSADFLLRVNGMSMRDIGILDGDLLAVHKTQDVRNGQVVVARIDDEVTVKRLKKQGNIVQLLPENSEFQPIIVDLREQSFTIEGLAVGVIRNGDWI, from the coding sequence ATGAAAGCACTTACTACCAGACAGCAAGAGGTTTATGACCTGGTTCGCGATCACCTAGCGCAAACCGGCATGCCACCGACCCGTGCCGAAATTGCGCAGCGTCTGGGGTTTCGCTCTCCTAACGCCGCTGAAGAGCATTTAAAAGCACTGGCCCGTAAAGGTGTCATTGAGATTGTTTCTGGCGCTTCCCGTGGCATTCGCTTGCTGATGGAAGAAGAAGATGGCCTGCCACTGATTGGCCGGGTTGCCGCAGGTGAGCCTTTGCTGGCACAGCAGCATATCGAAGGGCACTACAAAGTAGACCCATCGATGTTTAAGCCGAGTGCAGATTTTCTGTTGCGGGTTAATGGGATGTCGATGAGAGATATCGGCATTCTGGATGGTGACCTATTAGCGGTACATAAAACGCAAGATGTGCGTAACGGGCAAGTGGTTGTGGCACGAATTGACGATGAAGTAACGGTAAAACGCTTGAAAAAACAAGGTAATATCGTACAGCTTCTGCCAGAGAATAGTGAGTTCCAACCCATTATTGTCGATCTGCGCGAGCAGAGCTTTACTATTGAAGGACTGGCCGTCGGTGTTATCCGTAATGGCGACTGGATCTAA
- a CDS encoding CsbD family protein, protein MNKDQADGNWKQFKGKVKEKWGKLTDDDLTVIEGKRDQLVGKIQEKYGYQKEQAEKEVKAWEDHSKFRW, encoded by the coding sequence ATGAATAAAGATCAAGCCGACGGTAACTGGAAGCAGTTTAAAGGTAAAGTGAAAGAAAAATGGGGCAAGTTGACCGACGATGACCTAACGGTAATTGAAGGTAAGCGTGACCAGTTAGTGGGTAAAATCCAGGAGAAATACGGCTATCAGAAAGAGCAAGCTGAGAAAGAAGTCAAAGCTTGGGAAGACCATAGCAAGTTTCGCTGGTAA